GAATGAGCTTGCGGATCAGCGGCACCGCTTCTTCGTGGCGGAATTCCAGGCAAATGCTGCGCTTGTTGCGCGAATGAACTTTCCAGTTCGTCTCGACGCCGTTGGTGCGCCAGCCGCGCAGCGTGTCGCCTTCGCGCGGTTCGACCTTGATGACGTCGGCTCCGAAATCGGCAAGATGCTGCGTCAGCAGATTGCCGGCCACCAGCCGCGAAAGGTCGATGACGCGAAGCCCTGTCAACGGGCCGCGGACGTCGGGCGTGTAGTCGGCCCGAGGCAAAGCGCCTTCGGGAGGGATAGCATCAGTGGGGTTTGCCATGGGCTCGTTCTGTAAACATGATACCACCGGTTAGAGGCAGCCACAGGCGCAACTGGCGGTTCGTCGTCGCGTCCTGGGTTTCGATGCGGATCTGGTTTCCGCCCACGCTTAGTCCGATCTGCCAACGACCGCCAACGTAGGCATGGCTGACCACATGCGCTTCAATGATCGAACCTCCGATCGCCTGATCCTTGGCTGTCGCCAGGCGCATCTGTTCGGGACGGTAGGCAAACGTAACCTTGTCACCCAACGATGGTCGTTTGTCGGACTTGATCAAAACGCGCTGACCGTCGGCAAGAGCTACGAGCGTCTGACCGTCGGCATCTGGTGCTCCGACCACGTCGCCGTTCAAAAAATTCGTTGTCCCGATGAAGTCGGCCACGAAACTGTCGGCCGGCCGCGTGTAGATGTCCTGGGGCGTGCCGATCTGACTGATGCGACCGCCATTCATGACCACGATGCGGTCGGACAGGGCGAGCGCCTCGACCTGGTCATGCGTCACATAGATCGTAGTAAGGCCGAGGCGCGTGCGCAGTTCGGCCAGCCACGTGCGGGCACGGTCGCGCAATTTTGCGTCGAGGTTCGAGAGAGGTTCGTCGAGCAGAAGAATTTCGGGCTGATAGACCAACGTCCGCGCCAACGCGACGCGCTGCTGCTGTCCACCGGAGAGTTGATGCGGATAGCGATCCTGAAATCGCTCCATTTCGACGAGCCCAAGGCTCTCCTCGACGCGCCGCTTGCAGTCTGCAGTGGATACCCTCCGCAGTTTCAGCGGAAACACCACGTTGTCATAGACCGTCATATGCGGCCACAGCGCGTAGCTCTGGAATACAAGTCCGCAGTTCCGGGCTTCCGGCGGCAAGAAGATTGCCTTGTCGCCGTCAAAATAGGTCTTGTTGCCGACGCGTATCCGTCCGCTCGTCGGTTGATCCAAGCCGGCAACGGCGCCAAGCGTCGTTGACTTGCCACACCCGGATGGCCCGAGCAGTGTGACGAACTCGCCGTCCGCAACGTGGATGTTGACGTCCTCGATGGCCTTAACCGGGCCAAACCGCTTATGCAGATTCTCGATCAACAACTCAGCCATAAAGCTTCACTCCGAGAATCGCGCGCGCCGCAGTGACGCAGATACCGATCACCAGCACCTGCACAGTCGCCAGCGCGGACACCAGGCCGACCTCGCCTTGCGTCCAGGCTTGAAGGAGCGTGGTGCCGATCACCTCGCTGCCGGGAGCGAACAGGAAGATTGCGGTGGTGTACTCCTTGAAGAAGGTGATGAAGAGGATAATGAAGCAAGCGACGAGCGCCGGCCGCAGCAGGGGCAGCACGATACGCCAGCTCGCTGTCCACCAATCCGCGCCCTGTGTGCGAGCAGCACGATCGAAGTCCGGGCTCATCTGCAGGAGCATCGGCGCCACGGCCCCGAGCCCCACGGGAATGAAATGCATCGTGAAAGCGGCAACCAGTATCCAGATCGTGTTCCTGAGGCCGCCCAGGCCGGGAACAAGAGCAAACGCATAGAAGAAGCCGATGCCGGCGACGACGCCGGGCACCGCGCGGGGAAACAACGCGACGTAATGCAGCGGCGCGCG
The DNA window shown above is from Bradyrhizobium sp. CB1650 and carries:
- a CDS encoding ABC transporter ATP-binding protein, with the translated sequence MAELLIENLHKRFGPVKAIEDVNIHVADGEFVTLLGPSGCGKSTTLGAVAGLDQPTSGRIRVGNKTYFDGDKAIFLPPEARNCGLVFQSYALWPHMTVYDNVVFPLKLRRVSTADCKRRVEESLGLVEMERFQDRYPHQLSGGQQQRVALARTLVYQPEILLLDEPLSNLDAKLRDRARTWLAELRTRLGLTTIYVTHDQVEALALSDRIVVMNGGRISQIGTPQDIYTRPADSFVADFIGTTNFLNGDVVGAPDADGQTLVALADGQRVLIKSDKRPSLGDKVTFAYRPEQMRLATAKDQAIGGSIIEAHVVSHAYVGGRWQIGLSVGGNQIRIETQDATTNRQLRLWLPLTGGIMFTERAHGKPH